The proteins below are encoded in one region of Aquisphaera giovannonii:
- a CDS encoding type IV pilin protein codes for MTYQLPRPRTRKGFTLVELAVVIVIIGVLAAFGVPRFLKSVERSKASEAFAFLAAVRSSQERFLAQYGTYSDKVSNLDIQVPAPAYFSVPTTIDAGASGELQDSWTLTLTRTGASAGYGAYTVTFTDQGYDKANSTIDTMGDINPISNSSANSTGGGGSGGSGGSGGS; via the coding sequence ATGACCTACCAACTGCCCCGACCCAGGACGCGCAAGGGCTTCACCCTGGTCGAACTCGCGGTCGTGATCGTGATCATCGGCGTGCTGGCGGCCTTCGGGGTGCCCCGCTTCCTGAAGTCCGTCGAGCGCTCGAAGGCCTCGGAAGCCTTCGCGTTCCTCGCGGCCGTCCGGTCGTCCCAGGAGCGCTTCCTGGCCCAGTACGGCACGTATTCCGACAAGGTCAGCAACCTCGACATCCAGGTACCCGCCCCGGCCTACTTCAGCGTCCCCACCACGATCGACGCCGGGGCGTCCGGCGAACTCCAGGACTCCTGGACGCTCACGCTCACCCGCACGGGGGCCTCGGCGGGCTACGGCGCCTACACGGTGACCTTCACCGACCAGGGCTACGACAAGGCGAACTCGACCATCGACACGATGGGGGACATCAACCCGATCAGCAACAGCTCGGCCAATTCCACCGGCGGCGGCGGCAGCGGCGGCAGCGGCGGCAGCGGCGGCTCCTGA